From the Cryptomeria japonica chromosome 2, Sugi_1.0, whole genome shotgun sequence genome, one window contains:
- the LOC131033857 gene encoding transcription factor BEE 1 produces MEAFPYLSPKDDYSLFNILCKQSSVEKNSPFLLYKNPPNLDLPSLDNINSHATRSSGAKSAFRPTSNAFRFQQLYASTHFPVSLLRWRDVRYSNHLLHNSSCNVNQVAPPDSDQTSAEQGKKRKNFEKIKEAEMKRRVSGKRSKVGDKRSSSQCPKKTDKLTTSEPPKDFIHVRARRGQATDSHSLAERVRREKINERMKILRELVPGCTKTTGKALMLEEIINYVKSLQNQVELLSMKVASVSACYDFSVEISKELSMEMKGAEEIPETVSHNRENSIEAQEASHVFGLSTSYDNMQEKPWTSLGEGIKLESMGPNDWDSEMQYLLDGSVHL; encoded by the exons ATGGAAGCGTTTCCTTACCTCTCGCCCAAGGACGATTACTCTCTGTTTAATATCTTGTGCAAGCAGAGCTCAGTGGAgaaaaattcaccatttcttctgtaTAAAAATCCACCCAATCTTGATCTGCCTTCTCTCGACAACATAAATTCACATGCCACCAGATCTTCTGGTGCAAAATCTGCCTTCAGACCCACAAGCAATGCATTTCGTTTCCAACAGCTATATGCGAGTACCCATTTCCCCGTAAGTCTGTTAAGGTGGAGGGATGTCAGGTATTCAAATCACCTTCTGCATAACTCATCATGTAATGTCAATCAAGTCGCGCCGCCTGATTCAGATCAGACAAGTGCAGAGCAGGGCAAAAAACGAAAAAACTTCGAGAAAATCAAG GAGGCAGAAATGAAGCGTCGCGTGAGTGGTAAACGAAGCAAGGTGGGAGATAAACGGAGCAGCTCTCAGTGCCCTAAAAAGACGGACAAACTTACAACTTCAGAGCCTCCCAAGGATTTCATTCATGTAAGGGCCAGACGGGGGCAGGCTACAGATAGCCACAGCCTAGCGGAAAGG GTGAGAAGAGAGAAAATCAACGAGCGCATGAAAATCTTAAGGGAGCTTGTTCCTGGGTGTACCAAG ACCACAGGGAAAGCACTTATGCTTGAAGAAATCATCAACTACGTGAAGTCACTGCAGAATCAAGTTGAG TTGTTGTCAATGAAGGTGGCATCTGTGAGCGCCTGTTATGACTTCAGTGTTGAAATAAGCAAGGAATTGTCTATGGAGATGAAG GGGGCAGAAGAAATTCCAGAAACAGTTTCACATAACAGGGAAAACTCAATTGAAGCACAAGAAGCCTCACATGTTTTTGGACTTTCCACATCTTATGATAACATGCAAGAAAAGCCATGGACTTCACTGGGAGAAGGAATCAAATTAGAATCTATG GGACCAAATGATTGGGACAGTGAGATGCAGTATTTATTGGATGGAAGCGTTCATCTCTAG